The Vanrija pseudolonga chromosome 1, complete sequence genomic sequence CTCCCCTTTATGTCCTCCTCCATTGCTCTTGTCTCCCCATCCTCTCGTCCTCTTCTCCTCCCGTCACATCACTCACGGCAAGCACACTGACATGGTGaccaacccccccccccccccccgcggCTCGCAGATAACCTCAcacccggcgccgagctaTTCACAATCTCCGCCGAGACACCTTGACACGATGACCACCAGAGCCTGGGCACAGCCCGTGCCTGTCGTCCCCGGCCACTTCCTCCACTAGTCACCTCTCGCCACAGCTACAGATACAACCAGCCTCTGCACTGATCACTAGCTCACgcaacaacacacacactgTCAACAACACAACGACATGCCACTAGTCGACAACCGCATCCCTGGCTACAATGTCTCCCCCGGTTGGTACCTCCATTCTATCGACAGGAAGTTCCCCATCGCATTCTACGACTGGCATATGAACCTTGCCACCGTTCGCGAGCGAGCACTGTACTGGTTTATCAACGAGGCGACGGATGAGGAGGACTGGGAAGCCAAGCTCCACCCGACCAACACACTCCGAGCAAAGATGGCCAAAGCACTGGGCAGAGGAGCGGACGCGCGCTGGGACGGCACCACGGTCGCTCGGTGGCGAGAGCGAGTGGCTCAGGGGATAACGGACGACCTCAAGTTCCTCAAGCACGGGTTCTCAGACGCCATGTTCGACCACTGCCTCCGCGAGTTGAAgttcaaggccgaggagtaTCAGCGGTCTGGCATCGTGGCCGTGtttgacggcgccggcgtagTTTTCAAGTCCGACCGTGCAGTTTCTCCTACGCTGCACGCGCGCCTTCTTGACTCCATTAAGCCATTTGCAAACATTCCCGAGGAAGACAAGGACTGGCATCCCGGTAGCCGTGGCACTGTGAGCCCTCACAACTTGCATTTCCTAACAGCACTCCCAGGtccacgtcctcgtcaaccCCTCACTCTGGCCCCTGGTCTACGGCAAAACACGCATCGTCGCTGATCAGGAACTTGACGTCAACAACTGTCTTGCGTTCTATGGCTTAGGCAACCACACGGCCGAGGTTTCAGACCGTGGCAAGCGCACGGAGTTTTCGCGCGAGTTCCAATGGCTTCCAGCTGTTGTCGATGTTGCCACTGGCAAAGCACGAATCGTGTCATACATCAACAACCTCCACCCTGTTGAACACCGTGACCTGTACGGTGTGGTTGAAGAGCTCATCGATGCGGCACTGCCCATGTGGTCAGCAGTCTATTCAAGGGTCATACGTTGGGAGCAGAACTGGGAATCCAATGCCTCCTCCAAACGTGACAACTACAATAGGCGCATAATGGCACTTGGTAATCGCATTAGAGCAACCGACGGTCGCCTCAAGTGTATGAACCCTGCGTACTGCAACCAACAAGGATGGTGTAGCCCtgatgtcgaggacgccTGGTCTCAACCACCGCGGGACAAGTGTGATTCAACTTCAACCTATGACCCGTCGGCAGAGTTGCCTCAACAGCCTCGACCTAGCCACCGTGTGACGCACGCTGAGCCATCTGGTCGAGAGGGCTTCGGGAGGACAAACTACGCCAACCGCAGTGGAACGACACAATGGTTCAAGCCGTACACGGACACCTCTCGTCTCCAAGTCATCGTCCAGTTAGCCAACATCGAGCTCACCCCTGAGAATCCAGAGTACCATGGCGGTGATTGGCATGTCGAAGGGCTACTCAATGAGCGGATCTGTGCCACAGCTCTGTACTACTACGACAGCGACAACGTAACGCCAAGCCGGCTTTCGTTCAGCTCCTCGAACCCCTGGCAGACACTTGGGTCGTACGAAGATACAGCCTACAAGACGATCTACGGTTCAGACGGAATCCTCATAGACCTCGGCAGCGTGCTGACACGTGAGGGCCGTCTCCTCGTCTTTCCCAACGTCTTCCTACACAAGGTTGAGCCGTTCACGCTGCTTGACAAGACACGACCAGGCCATCGTAAACTGGTGGCACTCTTCCTAGTCGACCCAGCCATGCCTATCCTCTCAACTGCCAACGTACTACCTCAGCAAAAGCACTGGAGTCCTGTTTCTGGTGCCCTCCGTCCGCGACTGCCGCAagagctggtcgacgagaTTGAAAGTCACTTTGATGGGCCTTTCGACCGCGCCGAAGCCCTCAGACTTCGGGATGACCTCATCGCAGAGCGCAGAATCGAGGGATGGGCACGGTTTCCCAATTCCAAGATGTCAGCTGGGCGGATTGTGCGCGTCAGCTGACAACCGGTCTGCACCAGTGCGGCCCGGGGCAGTACATaagaaggaggaggcagaAAATGCCGGATATGCCCCGAAATCGTTGTCACCGAGGAAGTGTGTCCCCATCATGGAGCGCCCCATCGAAAACATCACTGCCAGACTATTCATGCTCTCCAAAGGTACACAAATGTGTCCCAAGTTTACTCCACAAGCCAACTCGTCTGATCCCGCTAACCACCGCCTCCAAACCGTGAAGCTATGCCCTGCTTAAGCCGCGCACTCAAGGCTGGAGAGCCAGACACCGACGTaggggccgaggtggacagCCACGTCGAGGTACTGAGCAAAGTTGGCCACGGCGCCTACGATGCCGAGACCATCCTGGCACGACTGGTTCTCCTGACCGGGGCAGGCACGGTACTGGCTGCCGCCAGGTGTGACGATCCAGATCTCGTTGGACGACTGCTGGAAGCCCCAGTCGGCGGGAGGGAGCTGGGGGACgacgtcgttgttgttgaccATGTGCTGGGCGCGGTTTCCGAGCTACGAGCACGGACGTCAGAGCGAGCTCAACCAGGCTGACCAAACTCACCGTCGAGTCAACGTAGTTGGCCCACGCCTGGTTTCCAACACGGGGCGAGGCAAAGAGGCGAGCCGTCacggtcgcgcgcgagccgagcAGCTTCTGAAGGTaggtggcgacgaggtggccctGAGCGCCGCCAAGCGAGTGGCCGACAACGAGGACCTGGTTGGTGCCGCTGTTGACGGCGTTCTGCACCGCGGGGGCAATGCCACCCGCCATGCGGGTGAAGGCGCCGTAGAATCCCTCGTGAACCTGAACACCGCTAGCCGAAGGGAAGTACTTGGAGTCGACGTTGGTGAGGGGGAagtcgatgtcgacgccgacgga encodes the following:
- the LIP_2 gene encoding uncharacterized protein; its protein translation is MPLVDNRIPGYNVSPGWYLHSIDRKFPIAFYDWHMNLATVRERALYWFINEATDEEDWEAKLHPTNTLRAKMAKALGRGADARWDGTTVARWRERVAQGITDDLKFLKHGFSDAMFDHCLRELKFKAEEYQRSGIVAVFDGAGVVFKSDRAVSPTLHARLLDSIKPFANIPEEDKDWHPGSRGTVHVLVNPSLWPLVYGKTRIVADQELDVNNCLAFYGLGNHTAEVSDRGKRTEFSREFQWLPAVVDVATGKARIVSYINNLHPVEHRDLYGVVEELIDAALPMWSAVYSRVIRWEQNWESNASSKRDNYNRRIMALGNRIRATDGRLKCMNPAYCNQQGWCSPDVEDAWSQPPRDKCDSTSTYDPSAELPQQPRPSHRVTHAEPSGREGFGRTNYANRSGTTQWFKPYTDTSRLQVIVQLANIELTPENPEYHGGDWHVEGLLNERICATALYYYDSDNVTPSRLSFSSSNPWQTLGSYEDTAYKTIYGSDGILIDLGSVLTREGRLLVFPNVFLHKVEPFTLLDKTRPGHRKLVALFLVDPAMPILSTANVLPQQKHWSPVSGALRPRLPQELVDEIESHFDGPFDRAEALRLRDDLIAERRIEGWARFPNSKMSAGRIVRVS
- the LIP_3 gene encoding Lipase; protein product: MLRTTFLALAAAAGLATAAPVERATAAPIEERGGAWTLSADVVAAWKPLAHYAAAVYCDPGTIWSWSCGTHCDSTGQLNVLATGGDNGYNPYYYVGTNGSHVIVSIAGTNPASVSSVGVDIDFPLTNVDSKYFPSASGVQVHEGFYGAFTRMAGGIAPAVQNAVNSGTNQVLVVGHSLGGAQGHLVATYLQKLLGSRATVTARLFASPRVGNQAWANYVDSTLGNRAQHMVNNNDVVPQLPPADWGFQQSSNEIWIVTPGGSQYRACPGQENQSCQDGLGIVGAVANFAQYLDVAVHLGPYVGVWLSSLECAA